A part of Oncorhynchus masou masou isolate Uvic2021 chromosome 30, UVic_Omas_1.1, whole genome shotgun sequence genomic DNA contains:
- the LOC135522397 gene encoding complement C3-like: MWVGNLLCLAALAVALSFPTLSDGAALLVLSAPNLLHVGNNENIFVESQDHAGGPLNVKIMVKNYPTQSKLLASKSVVLDQANNFQAMTQLVIPEWDFFLDDSKQKEYVVLQAQFPDCLLEKVVLVSFQSGYIFIQTDRTIYIPASTVYYRVFYMTREIFEDKLVAKNKEIAISLEIMTPENITIFREIINPDKGVQSGQFKLPDIVSFGTWHVVTRFQSTPQKTFSSEFEVKEYVLPSFEVSLTPAKAFFYVDDNDLTVDITARYLYGKEVTGTGYVVFGVITTDNEKKSFPASLQRVEIREGKGVARLKKEHITQTFHKIHDLVKQSIFVSVSVLTEGGGEMVEAEKRGIQIVTSPYTILFKRTPKYFKPGMPFDVSVYITNPDNSPASGVEVEVTPDNAKGVTRANGFAKVTLNTVASARELVITVKTKDPAIPDNRQAKATMKALPYRTSTSNFLHVGVDSNELKIGDPIKIELNLGPTSIQNHDLTYMFLSRGQLVKVGRFKRQGNALVTLSVPVSKELLPSFRIVAYYHVGAADLVADSVWVDIKVSCMGSLKVTSTRPKASYEPRKAFSLTITGDPGAKVGLVAVDKGVYILNSKHRLTQTKIWDTIEKHDTGCTAGGGADNMGVFYDAGLVFETNTANGTGIRTDPSCPVSSRRRRAVTISDVITSMANKYNGLAKECCVDGMRDNTMGYTCDRRAQYISDGDVCVKAFLVCCTEMASKKIESKQDALLLSRSEEEDDDAYMLSEDIVSRSQFPESWMWGDTNLPECPAQNKHCESTSVIWNNFLKGPITTWQITAISLSKTYGICVADPFEMIVLKEFFIDLKLPYSAVRNEQLEVKAILHNNSEDPITVCVELMENDEVCSSASKKGKYRQEVNMDAMSTRVVPYVIIPMKLGMYSIEVKASVKNSGSNDGVKRDLRVVAEGVLVKKETNVLLNPAKHGGEQTSHIPSEVPKNQVPNSDAYILIRLTGGEQTRGLVEQAISGDSLGSLIVQPVGSGEQNMFYMTLPVIATHYLDNTKKWEDIGLDRRNTAIKYINIGYQHQLAYRKEDGSYAAWVSRQSSTWLTAYVVKVFAMSSSLISVQENVLCTAVKWLILNTQQPGGIFNEFAPVIDGEMTGNVRGSDNDASMTAFVLIAIQEASSMCEQSVYSLPGSMAKAVAYLEKRLPHLTNPYAVAMTSYALANAAKLNKETLLKFASPQLDHWPVPGGYQYTLEATSYALLALVKVKAFEDAGPIVRWLNKQKKVGGGYGSTQSTIMVFQAVAEYWSHVKDLKDFHMNINLEVPGRPVTRWSINNKNQFHIRTVKVNSIDKDLTVKASGNGEATLSVVTLYYALPEEKDSDCESFDLSVTLTKMDKTSHEDAKESFMLTIDVLYRNSERDATMSILDIGLLTGFIVDTDDLKMLSMGRERYIEKFEMNKVLSEKGSLILYLDKVSHKLEDKISFKIHRVQEVGVLQPAAISVYEYYNQKNCVKFYHPQREGGTLSRLSLGDVCTCAEESCSMQKKDEPDVNRSTTVVS; this comes from the coding sequence ATGTGGGTCGGCAACTTGCTGTGTCTGGCCGCTCTGGCTGTAGCCCTCTCCTTCCCTACCTTATCTGATGGAGCTGCACTACTAGTGTTGTCAGCTCCTAACCTGCTGCATGTGGGCAATAATGAGAACATCTTTGTGGAGTCTCAGGACCATGCAGGAGGTCCCCTGAATGTTAAGATCATGGTGAAGAACTACCCTACGCAGAGCAAATTGCTAGCCTCTAAATCAGTGGTTCTGGATCAAGCAAACAACTTCCAGGCTATGACACAACTGGTCATCCCAGAGTGGGACTTCTTTTTGGATGACTCCAAGCAGAAGGAGTATGTGGTCCTGCAGGCCCAGTTCCCTGACTGCCTCCTGGAGAAGGTTGTCCTGGTCTCCTTCCAGTCTGGATACATCTTCATCCAGACTGATAGGACCATTTACATTCCGGCCAGCACTGTCTACTACAGAGTGTTCTATATGACCAGGGAGATATTTGAGGACAAGTTGGTCGCCAAGAACAAAGAGATCGCAATCTCTTTGGAGATCATGACTCCTGAGAACATCACCATCTTCAGGGAGATCATCAACCCAGACAAGGGAGTCCAATCTGGACAGTTCAAACTCCCTGACATCGTCAGTTTCGGGACATGGCATGTAGTCACGAGGTTCCAGAGCACACCTCAAAAGACCTTCTCATCTGAATTTGAGGTCAAGGAGTATGTTCTGCCCAGCTTCGAGGTTAGTCTGACCCCAGCTAAAGCCTTCTTCTACGTCGATGACAATGACCTGACTGTTGACATCACTGCCAGGTATCTATACGGTAAGGAAGTGACAGGGACAGGCTATGTGGTGTTTGGTGTCATCACAACAGATAACGAGAAAAAGAGTTTCCCTGCCTCTCTGCAGAGAGTAGAGATCAGAGAAGGTAAAGGAGTGGCTCGTCTGAAAAAGGAACACATCACACAGACTTTCCACAAAATCCATGATCTGGTCAAACAGTCCATCTTCGTATCAGTCAGCGTGTTAACAGAGGGTGGGGGTGAAATGGTAGAGGCAGAGAAGAGGGGGATCCAGATTGTCACTTCGCCATACACCATCCTCTTCAAGAGAACGCCCAAATACTTCAAACCTGGCATGCCCTTTGACGTCTCTGTTTACATTACGAATCCTGACAACTCTCCAGCAAGTGGAGTGGAGGTTGAGGTGACTCCAGATAATGCTAAAGGGGTGACCAGGGCCAATGGTTTTGCCAAAGTTACACTTAACACTGTGGCATCTGCCAGAGAGCTGGTAATCACTGTGAAGACCAAGGACCCGGCGATCCCCGACAACAGACAGGCGAAGGCCACCATGAAGGCTCTCCCCTACAGAACTTCCACCAGCAACTTTCTCCATGTCGGGGTTGACTCTAATGAGCTGAAGATAGGAGACCCCATTAAGATCGAACTGAACCTGGGACCCACCTCCATACAAAACCATGACCTTACATACATGTTCCTGAGTAGAGGTCAGCTGGTGAAAGTGGGCCGATTCAAAAGACAGGGCAACgcgctggtgacactgtcagtgccTGTCTCCAAGGAGCTGCTTCCGTCATTCCGCATCGTAGCGTACTACCATGTGGGAGCAGCTGACCTGGTGGCAGACTCTGTCTGGGTTGACATCAAGGTCTCCTGCATGGGCTCACTGAAAGTGACATCCACCAGGCCCAAGGCATCCTATGAGCCTCGTAAGGCTTTCAGTCTGACCATCACTGGAGACCCGGGAGCCAAAGTAGGACTGGTGGCTGTAGACAAGGGAGTCTACATTCTCAACAGCAAACACCGTCTCACACAGACCAAGATCTGGGACACCATAGAGAAGCATGATACAGGCTGTACAGCTGGAGGGGGAGCAGACAATATGGGGGTGTTCTACGATGCTGGTCTGGTATTTGAGACCAACACTGCTAACGGGACTGGGATCAGAACAGACCCGAGCTGTCCTGTTAGTTCTAGGCGAAGACGAGCAGTGACCATCAGTGACGTCATCACTAGTATGGCCAATAAGTACAATGGTCTGGCCAAGGAGTGTTGTGTGGACGGGATGAGGGACAACACCATGGGATATACCTGTGACAGACGGGCCCAGTACATCTCAGATGGGGACGTCTGCGTAAAAGCCTTCCTTGTCTGCTGCACTGAGATGGCCTCCAAGAAGATAGAATCCAAACAGGATGCACTGCTGCTCTCACGCagtgaagaggaggatgatgatgcgTACATGCTGTCTGAAGACATTGTGTCTCGTAGTCAGTTCCCTGAAAGCTGGATGTGGGGGGACACCAATCTTCCTGAATGCCCTGCCCAAAACAAGCACTGTGAGTCCACATCTGTAATATGGAACAACTTTTTAAAGGGTCCCATCACCACCTGGCAAATAACAGCCATCAGCCTGTCTAAAACTTATGGCATCTGTGTGGCAGATCCGTTTGAGATGATAGTTCTAAAGGAGTTTTTCATCGACCTCAAGCTGCCCTACTCAGCCGTCCGCAATGAACAGCTGGAGGTCAAAGCAATCCTCCACAACAACAGCGAAGACCCCATCACTGTATGTGTGGAGCTAATGGAGAATGACGAGGTGTGCAGCTCGGCAAGCAAGAAGGGTAAGTACAGGCAGGAAGTGAACATGGACGCCATGTCCACCCGGGTTGTCCCCTATGTCATCATCCCTATGAAGCTGGGCATGTACTCCATTGAGGTCAAGGCATCTGTGAAAAACTCCGGCAGCAATGACGGGGTGAAGAGGGATCTGCGTGTTGTGGCTGAGGGAGTACTGGTCAAGAAGGAAACCAACGTACTCCTGAACCCGGCTAAACATGGTGGTGAGCAGACGTCACACATACCCAGTGAAGTTCCAAAGAACCAGGTGCCAAACTCTGATGCTTACATACTGATCAGGCTGACAGGTGGAGAGCAGACCAGGGGGCTGGTGGAGCAGGCCATCAGTGGAGACTCTCTGGGCAGTCTGATAGTTCAGCCAGTCGGATCTGGGGAACAGAACATGTTCTACATGACCCTGCCTGTCATTGCTACACACTACCTAGATAACACAAAAAAGTGGGAGGATATTGGCCTGGACAGACGGAACACAGCCATCAAGTACATCAACATTGGTTACCAACATCAGCTGGCCTACCGTAAAGAAGATGGCTCCTACGCTGCCTGGGTCAGCAGACAGAGCAGCACCTGGCTGACAGCATACGTGGTGAAGGTGTTTGCCATGTCCAGTTCATTAATCAGTGTTCAGGAAAATGTGCTCTGTACTGCTGTCAAGTGGCTGATCCTGAACACACAACAGCCAGGTGGCATCTTCAATGAGTTTGCTCCTGTCATTGACGGAGAGATGACGGGTAACGTGAGGGGATCGGACAATGACGCCTCCATGACAGCTTTTGTTCTCATCGCCATACAGGAAGCAAGCTCAATGTGTGAGCAGTCTGTCTACAGCCTACCAGGCAGTATGGCTAAGGCAGTAGCGTACCTCGAGAAGCGTCTGCCCCACCTGACTAACCCTTATGCTGTAGCTATGACCTCCTATGCTCTGGCCAATGCTGCAAAACTCAACAAGGAGACCCTATTGAAGTTCGCCTCTCCACAGCTGGACCACTGGCCAGTCCCTGGTGGTTACCAGTACACGCTGGAGGCCACGTCGTACGCCCTGCTTGCCCTGGTCAAGGTGAAGGCCTTCGAAGACGCCGGTCCCATAGTCAGGTGGCTCAACAAGCAGAAGAAGGTGGGAGGGGGATACGGATCCACACAGTCCACCATCATGGTGTTCCAGGCTGTGGCTGAGTATTGGAGCCACGTGAAGGACCTGAAAGACTTTCACATGAACATCAACCTAGAAGTGCCCGGCAGACCAGTCACCAGGTGGTCCATCAACAACAAGAACCAGTTCCACATTCGTACAGTCAAGGTCAACTCCATAGACAAGGACTTGACTGTAAAAGCCTCAGGAAATGGTGAGGCGACCTTGTCGGTGGTGACATTGTACTATGCCCTGCCAGAGGAAAAGGACAGTGACTGTGAAAGCTTTGACCTCTCTGTCACCCTCACAAAGATGGACAAAACAAGCCACGAGGATGCCAAGGAGTCATTCATGCTCACTATTGATGTGTTGTATCGTAATTCAGAGAGAGATGCAACCATGTCTATTCTGGACATTGGCTTGCTGACCGGCTTCATTGTGGACACAGACGATCTGAAAATGTTGTCCATGGGGAGGGAGCGCTACATAGAGAAGTTTGAGATGAACAAAGTCCTGTCTGAAAAAGGATCTCTCATCCTATATCTGGACAAGGTGTCTCATAAGTTAGAAGACAAAATATCCTTTAAGATCCACAGAGTACAGGAAGTGGGAGTTCTACAGCCAGCTGCCATCTCTGTATATGAATACTACAACCAGAAGAACTGTGTGAAGTTCTACCACCCACAGAGGGAAGGTGGTACTCTGAGCAGACTGTCTCTTGGAGATGTGTGCACGTGTGCGGAAGAGAGCTGCAGTATGCAGAAGAAAGATGAGCCAGATGTCAACCGCAGCACTACGGTGGTGTCCTAG